In Hemiscyllium ocellatum isolate sHemOce1 chromosome 16, sHemOce1.pat.X.cur, whole genome shotgun sequence, one genomic interval encodes:
- the cdkn2aipnl gene encoding CDKN2AIP N-terminal-like protein translates to MEDSVLDDFLKRNREMADHSLERLRGLSESDKHWTARRSFLVRNLSDYPRDRLDYLVALSMVWSNHVFMGCRYSNQLMEKVLDMADGVHVEDAPHFTTRDEIMQQRK, encoded by the exons ATGGAGGATTCTGTGCTCGATGACTTTCTCAAGAGGAACCGGGAGATGGCGGATCACAGCCTGGAGCGGCTGCGCGGCCTGTCTGAAAGCGACAAACACTGGACGGCGCGAAGGAGCTTCCTGGTGCGGAACCTGTCCGATTACCCGCGGGACCGCCTGGATTACCTGGTCGCGCTTTCCATGGTCTGGTCCAACCATGTCTTCATGGGCtgtcg TTACAGCAATCAGCTTATGGAAAAGGTTTTGGATATGGCAGATGGCGTACATGTGGAAGATGCACCACATTTCACCACGAGAGATGAAATAATGCAACAG agaAAGTAA